One genomic region from Argentina anserina chromosome 2, drPotAnse1.1, whole genome shotgun sequence encodes:
- the LOC126784688 gene encoding uncharacterized protein LOC126784688 isoform X2 produces the protein MASLMKCSVPMPKISNSSSDLVFSPGGSVSCKQSFDGLLQSNNLITSQSLVISSVPNKPGNSPDGNNPFLKALTGTSQSNLHMTDNIRMGRAVSTSKLVGNGAEDGSQYISASTRSMHNRASSIAHSSLQEKRIIGKESDFCRIESTRDGAFCDAAISNFELRLGQPYQLSQPSGNPDLSAVGPPLLSTVVNPMKLLFPQQMNASRVNHREEVDYMQCVHFSADLSNPRRTRDWNRLNHGINASVIRNSTDDERVEESCSNVAQNSVISLLTNLKSPSKEITLSKANNNMSNDNENSMRKALHSEPQPDKYNLATVRRSGGNSERQLDMSHLGSYKLNDNDKVLSFSADGSHLANDLGFRMRKEMEDSTFNRLGGNGESNCLTACRNSCYSHQLSGVPLGTAESRISSNYLDKVISFANSGEADHVNLRPVASSMGSGMKFPTQAVPKCIPVSASNSLVDPVPSFSREEFVGVHNYLHDDKLQVQSTRQLQEILRLPCLLKNQGEGRFGCSNYMQQSLVNTAASGKQSHKLGLSGKHVVSEAEVNPQESGVNCRIGADEGCASMTGVDCCCHFAQYKQGNPLHFESVDLKHQASVVPLCNGQPSPSETGKLKNVPELSEHEQCGHKVPCGDFHGRPSCAAHRDCLEKNFESRVGSCPVVSKVHMGTINSEASMLHSPQFSTSHVIQKDETVSLDHKRKLGEEAPKNKAYHTSLWRDVPSKVKGVSDVTRVDRLANLFDATREDREKLGDMCIKCFNGTVQIAESVKEHDVSTISSGCSAPMLSQPSIEVNNMDSSTNDAGDHGCGSNFVVDEGSGIDKAWSSDDALESEKSAKFLASTGSSLGKVGPPNNLNHQSSSSSCLLDNLKLLNSLTWQTGQDQIPAEAARHDQDENLHNFKQSLKIGKRKKELGLKLNASCPTSDSSGIRQENCKINGISQFTAQTSKRLKMPFTSRESENHVIGNCITQSNSKPRLHIASSEKKLSQRSYLHKLHNDKGSEVNSVFQTEPDGGANNYGLPEVSGGKTCKRDSTFKAFRQSQIQESSREDARKTKYKSVDVFKSPSSQEVNIGHRKARPIVCGIYGELTDGSVTGRSSKPAKLVPLSRVLSSSRKCIVPKHCNSKSRSMRQRNPGVAVISNTYDLKTKKYNKCRNALVKKRKKKKECSTGDRKLHKELVSLEKQGDVPIEKDHRKLDGITYNQLYMKPKEIRKRSIYELTEKVEDPGFNSSSASKISKFQPAIKDGKLVNTGEDSGLSRDIAKKKLQCSSTQDHRCHCDHDSGPFCCVCGSSNQDEINNVLECSQCSIKVHQACYGVSKVPKGCWSCRPCRTNSKDIVCVLCGYGGGAMTQALRSQSIVESILRAWNIEIGGPKNELCSVKTLQKDSADLHSSGYGHSESSSVFVSQPECGQPLAAAHLNSGMSYKVDGVESSPSVSKTKVHNSITMGLVDSATKQWVHMVCGLWTPETRCPNVDTMSAFDVSGVLLPTFDVVCCVCKRAGGSCIQCRVENCSARFHPWCAHQKGLLQTEVEGVDNENVGFYGRCRLHATHSIYKSDYPVDTEAGCLEEKKLACARTEGYKGRKRDGFRQKNCDQSMGSDECLVPEEHLNAWAYINGQKSSTHELPKLAISEIEHDTRKEYTRYKQAKTWKHLVVYKSGIHALGLYTSRFISRDEMVVEYVGEIVGQRVADKRENEYQSAKKLQYKSACYFFRIDKEHMVDATCKGGIGRFVNHSCSPNCIAKVISVRNEKKVVFLAERDIFPGEEITYDYHFNHEDEGKKIPCFCNSRNCRRYLN, from the exons ATGGCCAGCTTGATGAAATGTAGTGTACCTATGCCAAAGATATCTAATAGCTCGTCTGATTTGGTCTTCTCACCTGGAGGTTCAGTAAGCTGTAAACAGTCTTTTGATGGTCTTTTGCAATCAAACAATCTTATTACAAGTCAGAGTTTGGTTATTAGTTCTGTACCAAATAAACCGGGGAACAGTCCGGATGGTAACAACCCATTTCTCAAGGCTTTGACTGGTACTTCACAGAGTAATTTGCATATGACAGATAACATAAGAATGGGGCGTGCCGTATCAACATCAAAGTTAGTCGGTAATGGAGCAGAAGATGGTTCTCAGTATATTTCGGCTTCTACCAGATCTATGCACAATAGAGCCTCTTCCATTGCCCACTCATCTTTACAGGAAAAAAGAATCATTGGTAAAGAATCTGATTTTTGCAGAATTGAAAGCACAAGGGATGGTGCCTTCTGTGACGCTgcaatttcaaattttgagcTGAGGCTCGGTCAACCTTACCAGTTGTCACAACCTTCAGGAAATCCTGATCTATCAGCTGTAGGACCACCACTCTTGAGCACGGTTGTAAATCCAATGAAATTACTCTTCCCTCAACAGATGAATGCTAGCA GAGTGAATCACAGGGAGGAAGTGGACTATATGCAATGTGTTCATTTTTCTGCTGACCTATCAAATCCTAGAAGAACTAGAGATTGGAACCGGTTAAACCATGGAATCAATGCATCTGTAATCAGGAACAGCACAGATGATGAAAGAGTGGAGGAATCATGTAGCAACGTGGCCCAGAATTCTGTGATTTCACTTCTTACCAATCTCAAATCTCCATCGAAGGAGATTACACTGTCAAAAGCCAATAACAATATGTCCAATGACAATGAGAATAGTATGAGAAAAGCACTACATTCTGAACCTCAACCTGACAAATACAACCTGGCTACTGTCAGGCGGAGCGGAGGTAATAGTGAAAGGCAACTGGACATGTCGCACTTGGGCTCCTATAAACTAAATGACAATGATAAAGTGCTGAGTTTTTCTGCTGATGGCTCTCACCTTGCAAACGATTTGGGGTTTAGAATGCGCAAGGAGATGGAAGATTCTACTTTCAACAGGTTAGGTGGTAATGGGGAGTCTAATTGCTTAACAGCATGCAGAAACAGCTGCTACTCACATCAGCTGTCTGGTGTACCACTGGGCACAGCAGAATCCAGAATAAGTTCCAATTATCTTGATAAAGTTATTTCTTTTGCAAATAGTGGGGAAGCTGATCATGTCAATCTTCGGCCTGTGGCTTCATCTATGGGATCTGGGATGAAATTTCCCACTCAGGCAGTTCCAAAATGTATTCCTGTGAGTGCATCAAACTCTTTAGTAGATCCGGTACCGTCTTTCAGTAGGGAAGAGTTTGTTGGAGTTCACAATTATTTGCATGATGATAAATTACAAGTGCAATCAACAAGGCAACTGCAAGAAATATTGAGGCTGCCTTGCCTGTTGAAGAACCAAGGGGAAGGAAGATTTGGTTGCTCTAATTATATGCAGCAGTCTCTTGTGAATACTGCAGCATCTGGGAAGCAAAGCCACAAACTTGGTCTTAGCGGTAAACATGTTGTTTCTGAAGCTGAGgttaatccacaagaatctgGTGTTAACTGTAGGATTGGAGCTGATGAAGGTTGTGCTTCCATGACAG GTGTTGACTGCTGTTGTCACTTTGCACAATATAAACAAGGAAATCCATTACATTTTGAAAGTGTTGATCTGAAACATCAGGCTTCAGTTGTGCCTCTGTGTAATGGGCAGCCCTCACCAAG TGAAACTGGAAAGTTAAAGAACGTCCCTGAGCTTAGTGAGCATGAACAATGTGGCCACAAAGTGCCTTGTGGTGATTTTCATGGTAGGCCCAGCTGTGCAGCCCACAGAGACTGTTTAGAAAAGAATTTTGAATCAAGAGTTGGAAGCTGTCCTGTGGTGTCTAAGGTACATATGGGAACAATCAATAGTGAAGCATCTATGTTACATTCTCCACAATTTTCTACCAGTCATGTTATCCAAAAGGATGAAACTGTTTCCTTGGATCATAAGAGAAAGTTGGGTGAAGAAGCACCTAAGAATAAAGCTTATCATACTTCTCTGTGGAGAGATGTGCCAAGTAAGGTCAAAGGGGTTTCTGATGTGACGCGTGTCGACCGCTTAGCTAATCTGTTTGATGCAACGAGAGAAGACAGAGAGAAACTTGGAGATATGTGTATTAAATGCTTCAATGGGACTGTGCAGATAGCAGAGTCCGTCAAAGAGCATGACGTATCTACTATATCTTCTGGATGCTCTGCTCCCATGCTTAGTCAGCCATCAATAGAGGTTAACAATATGGATTCATCAACTAATGATGCTGGGGATCATGGATGTGGAAGcaattttgttgttgatgAAGGATCAGGTATTGACAAAGCATGGTCATCAGATGATGCACTTGAAAGTGAAAAAAGTGCCAAGTTCCTTGCCTCTACTGGTTCCAGCCTTGGAAAAGTTGGGCCTCCCAATAATTTGAATCAtcaatcttcatcttcatcttgcCTTCTTGATAACCTTAAACTACTAAACTCTTTAACATGGCAGACAGGTCAAGATCAAATCCCAGCTGAGGCAGCCCGTCATGATCAAGACGAAAATCTTCATAATTTCAAACAAAGCTTGAAGATtgggaagagaaagaaagaactgGGACTGAAATTGAATGCTTCATGTCCCACTTCAGATTCTTCTGGAATACGACAAGAGAATTGCAAAATTAATGGTATTTCTCAGTTCACTGCTCAAACATCAAAGAGGTTAAAGATGCCTTTCACATCAAGGGAATCGGAAAATCATGTAATTGGAAATTGCATAACTCAATCCAATTCTAAACCCAGGCTACATATAGCATCTTCAGAAAAGAAACTCTCGCAAAGAAGTTATTTACACAAACTGCATAATGACAAAGGGAGTGAGGTGAATAGTGTTTTCCAGACAGAACCAGATGGTGGTGCTAACAATTATGGACTTCCTGAAGTTTCTGGTGGGAAGACATGTAAAAGAGATTCCACTTTCAAAGCTTTCAGGCAGTCCCAGATACAAGAATCTAGTCGAGAAGATGCCAGaaaaacaaagtacaaatCTGTAGATGTTTTCAAATCACCTTCCAGTCAGGAAGTGAATATTGGTCATAGGAAAGCAAGGCCAATAGTATGTGGAATATATGGTGAATTAACCGATGGAAGTGTGACTGGACGATCGTCAAAACCAGCAAAACTTGTTCCTCTCAGCAGGGTTCTTAGTTCTTCCCGAAAGTGCATAGTCCCCAAACATTGCAACTCTAAATCACGTTCCATGAGGCAAAGGAACCCTGGTGTGGCTGTCATAAGTAATACATATGACTTGAAGACTAAAAAGTACAACAAATGTCGTAATGCTTTAgttaaaaagagaaaaaagaagaaagaatgcTCCACTGGAGATAGGAAGTTGCATAAAGAGCTGGTCTCATTGGAGAAACAAGGAGATGTTCCAATTGAAAAGGATCATCGGAAGCTAGACGGTATTACCTATAATCAATTGTACATGAAGCCTAAGGAAATTCGGAAACGCAGCATATATGAGTTGACAGAAAAAG TGGAGGATCCTGGCTTTAATAGTTCTTCCGCTTCAAAGATTTCAAAGTTCCAGCCAGCAATCAAAGATGGCAAACTTGTAAATACTGGTGAAGATAGTGGATTATCCCGTGATATTGCTAAAAA AAAATTGCAGTGCAGTTCTACTCAAGATCACAGGTGCCATTGTGATCACGACTCAGGTCCATTTTGCTGTGTCTGTGGTAGTTCAAACCAAGATGAAATCAATAATGTATTGGAGTGTAGTCAATGCTCAATCAAA GTGCATCAGGCTTGTTATGGTGTGTCAAAAGTACCTAAAGGCTGTTGGTCATGCAGACCATGTCGGACGAACTCAAAAGATATT GTATGCGTTCTTTGTGGTTATGGCGGTGGTGCCATGACTCAAGCACTGCGTAGTCAGTCTATTGTTGAAAGCATTTTAAGAGCTTGGAATATTGAAATTGGCGGGCCCAAGAATGAGCTTTGTTCTGTTAAAACTTTGCAAAAAGACTCAGCTGATCTGCACAGCTCTGGCTATGGACATTCTGAAAGCTCTTCAGTTTTTGTGTCTCAACCTGAATGTGGCCAACCCTTGGCAGCAGCACATTTAAATAGTGGTATGTCCTACAAAGTAGATGGTGTTGAGAGTTCCCCTAGTGTTAGTAAAACAAAGGTACATAACAGCATCACCATGGGATTAGTTGATTCTGCAACTAAACAGTGGGTTCATATGGTTTGTGGGCTTTGGACTCCTGAAACTCGGTGCCCGAATGTTGACACCATGAGTGCTTTTGATGTATCTGGTGTTCTCCTCCCCACTTTTGATGTG GTTTGCTGTGTGTGTAAACGAGCAGGTGGCTCATGTATACAGTGTAGGGTTGAAAATTGTTCTGCTCGGTTTCACCCATGGTGTGCTCATCAGAAG GGTCTGTTGCAAACTGAGGTTGAAGGCGTTGACAATGAGAATGTTGGCTTTTATGGAAGATGTAGGCTTCATGCTACACATTCCATATATAAATCAGACTACCCTGTTGACACTGAAGCTGGTTGTCTGGAGGAAAAGAAATTAGCCTGTGCCAGAACTGAG GGTTACAAGGGCCGTAAACGTGATGGCTTCAGGCAAAAAAATTGTGATCAATCAATGGGAAGTGATGAATGCCTTGTTCCTGAGGAGCATTTAAATGCCTGGGCTTATATTAATGGGCAGAAGTCAAGCACACATGAGCTTCCTAAACTGGCAATATCTGAAATAGAGCATGACACTCGG AAAGAATACACGCGCTATAAGCAAGCAAAGACGTGGAAGCATCTTGTAGTATACAAATCTGGCATACATGCTCTTGGTCTTTACACATCTCGGTTCATTTCTCGTGATGAAATG GTTGTTGAGTATGTTGGAGAAATTGTGGGGCAACGTGTTGCTGATAAAAGGGAAAATGAATATCAATCTGCAAAGAAACTTCAGTACAAGAGCGCATGCTACTTTTTCAGGATAGACAAAGAGCATATGGTGGATGCTACCTGCAAAGGAGGAATTGGTCGATTTGTGAACCATTCATGCTCG CCAAACTGCATTGCCAAAGTGATATCAGTGAGGAACGAAAAGAAG GTTGTATTTCTTGCGGAGAGAGACATTTTCCCCGGAGAAGAGATAACATATGACTATCATTTTAATCATGAGGATGAAGGTAAGAAGATTCCGTGTTTTTGTAATTCAAGGAATTGCAGGCGCTACTTGAACTGA